From the Clavibacter phaseoli genome, one window contains:
- a CDS encoding DNA repair helicase XPB — protein sequence MPDGPLIVQSDRTVLLEVAHADAEDARHDLAVFAELERAPEHIHTYRITRLGLWNARAAGHTAEDMLATLERYSRFPVPQSVTVDVTDTVGRYGRLVIGRDADGGLQISSSESAVLSEVASSRRIAPLLTERVDATTYRVQAWARGQLKQELVKIGWPAEDLAGYTPGTPHDMALVEDGWTLRGYQTDAVDHFLDGGSGVVVLPCGAGKTLVGAAAMARAKTTTLILVTNTVSARQWRSELLKRTTLTEDEIGEYSGQSREVKPVTIATYQILTAKRKGEYAHLALLDALDWGLVVYDEVHLLPAPVFKLTADLQARRRLGLTATLVREDGREGDVFSLIGPKRFDAPWKEIEAQGFISPAECFEVRIDLPDDERLVYAAAADDERYRLAATAPAKLDVTRALVERHRGESILVIGQYLEQIDELAEALGAPKLTGATPVAERERLYQAFRDGTERVLVVSKVANFSVDLPDATVAIQVSGSFGSRQEEAQRLGRLLRPEASGLSASFYTLVSRDTVDQDFAQNRQRFLAEQGYSYTILDAAGIAA from the coding sequence ATGCCCGACGGCCCCCTCATCGTCCAGAGCGACCGCACCGTCCTCCTGGAGGTCGCCCACGCGGACGCGGAGGACGCGCGCCACGACCTCGCCGTGTTCGCCGAGCTGGAGCGCGCGCCCGAGCACATCCACACGTACCGGATCACCCGCCTCGGCCTCTGGAACGCGCGCGCCGCCGGCCACACGGCCGAGGACATGCTCGCCACCCTCGAGCGCTACTCCCGCTTCCCCGTGCCGCAGTCGGTGACGGTGGACGTGACCGACACCGTCGGCCGCTACGGCCGCCTCGTCATCGGGCGCGACGCCGACGGCGGGCTGCAGATCTCGAGCTCCGAGTCCGCGGTCCTCTCGGAGGTCGCGAGCTCGCGCCGCATCGCGCCGCTGCTCACCGAGCGCGTCGACGCGACGACCTACCGCGTGCAGGCGTGGGCGCGCGGACAGCTCAAGCAGGAGCTCGTGAAGATCGGCTGGCCCGCCGAGGACCTGGCCGGCTACACGCCCGGCACACCGCACGACATGGCGCTCGTGGAGGACGGCTGGACGCTCCGCGGCTACCAGACCGACGCGGTCGACCACTTCCTCGACGGCGGATCCGGCGTGGTCGTCCTCCCCTGCGGCGCGGGCAAGACGCTCGTCGGCGCCGCCGCGATGGCCCGCGCCAAGACGACGACGCTGATCCTCGTCACGAACACGGTCTCGGCGCGGCAGTGGCGCTCCGAGCTGCTGAAGCGCACCACGCTCACCGAGGACGAGATCGGCGAGTACTCGGGCCAGTCCCGCGAGGTCAAGCCCGTGACCATCGCGACCTACCAGATCCTCACCGCCAAGAGGAAGGGCGAGTACGCCCACCTGGCGCTCCTCGACGCGCTCGACTGGGGCCTCGTCGTCTACGACGAGGTGCACCTCCTGCCCGCGCCCGTCTTCAAGCTGACCGCGGACCTCCAGGCCCGCCGCCGCCTCGGCCTCACGGCCACGCTCGTGCGCGAGGACGGCCGCGAGGGCGACGTCTTCAGCCTCATCGGCCCGAAGCGGTTCGACGCGCCGTGGAAGGAGATCGAGGCCCAGGGCTTCATCTCCCCCGCCGAGTGCTTCGAGGTGCGCATCGACCTGCCCGACGACGAGCGCCTCGTCTACGCCGCGGCCGCGGACGACGAGCGCTACCGCCTCGCCGCCACCGCGCCCGCCAAGCTCGACGTGACGCGCGCGCTGGTCGAGCGGCACCGGGGCGAGAGCATCCTCGTGATCGGCCAGTACCTGGAGCAGATCGACGAGCTCGCCGAGGCGCTGGGCGCCCCGAAGCTCACGGGGGCGACGCCCGTCGCCGAGCGCGAGCGGCTCTACCAGGCGTTCCGCGACGGCACGGAGCGGGTGCTCGTGGTCAGCAAGGTCGCCAACTTCTCGGTGGACCTCCCCGACGCCACCGTCGCGATCCAGGTGTCCGGCTCGTTCGGGTCCCGCCAGGAGGAGGCCCAGCGCCTCGGCCGCCTGCTCCGCCCCGAGGCGTCGGGCCTGTCGGCGAGCTTCTACACGCTCGTCTCCCGGGACACCGTCGACCAGGACTTCGCGCAGAACCGCCAGCGCTTCCTCGCGGAGCAGGGCTACAGCTACACGATCCTCGACGCTGCCGGCATCGCCGCCTGA
- a CDS encoding cold-shock protein, whose translation MPTGKVKFYDEDKGFGFISSDDGQEVFLHASALPSGVAGVKAGTRLEFGIADGKRGAQALSARILDAPPSLVRMSRKPADDMAVIVEDLVKVLDGIGTGLKRGRYPDDAHGRKIAALLRRVAEELDA comes from the coding sequence ATGCCCACCGGCAAGGTGAAGTTCTACGACGAGGACAAGGGGTTCGGGTTCATCAGCTCGGACGACGGCCAGGAGGTCTTCCTGCACGCGTCGGCCCTGCCCTCGGGCGTCGCCGGCGTGAAGGCCGGCACCCGGCTCGAGTTCGGCATCGCGGACGGCAAGCGCGGCGCGCAGGCCCTCTCCGCGCGGATCCTCGACGCCCCGCCCTCGCTCGTCCGCATGTCCCGCAAGCCCGCCGACGACATGGCGGTCATCGTCGAGGACCTCGTGAAGGTGCTCGACGGGATCGGCACCGGCCTCAAGCGCGGCCGCTACCCCGACGACGCGCATGGCCGGAAGATCGCGGCGCTGCTGCGCCGGGTCGCGGAGGAGCTCGATGCCTGA
- a CDS encoding helicase-associated domain-containing protein, translating into MTDSLVLAARLRALDDAALAALVRDRGIDAARIADLFDLADALLAPDAVARALEQLDRTALAVLAVAAEEGATSRPVSLDALRDALSRRSGEEPLHPADLGDAAGRAADTLLADLDDAGVTTHPEVAAALAAWPAAGLPGTDELARLAPPAPLAAVPRVDPDEVDRRAGESAFRSVVAVAALVDELAREPARELSRGGMSLPDARRLAAALGADLDDVPVHLSLAERASLVARSGRTWSTAAAAAAWSARPTAERWEALAAAWLDALAPATRGILAERADASWGAGLVDSVLWRFPGGSAWIGERITAFTRDAGLLGITTGDVPSSAGRALLTRGSAAAAAALAPHLPAEVDRVYLQHDLTVVSPGPLDPSVESRLLRVADAEGRGLAATYRISAESVTRALASGDTVDAIRAFLTEVSLTGLPQPLAYLLDEASARFGRLRVRPAPPSDAPADARTAVVSEDGPLLATLLVDRDLAPLRLVRAGDTVLTSAAPPDAVERALAAARLAPVREDAEGRRIAPAPRTAPTTRPAGDPEPDGADALVARVRAADGPDDGAAWTTRQLEVAIRAKAALRVRVRMPDGREVDHVLEPSSVAGGRLRARDRVADVERTLPLSSVVAISPGPAPA; encoded by the coding sequence ATGACCGACTCCCTCGTGCTCGCGGCCCGTCTCCGCGCGCTCGACGACGCGGCGCTCGCCGCCCTGGTGCGCGACCGCGGGATCGACGCCGCGCGCATCGCCGACCTCTTCGACCTCGCGGACGCGCTGCTCGCCCCGGACGCCGTCGCGCGCGCCCTGGAGCAGCTCGACCGCACGGCGCTGGCCGTCCTCGCGGTCGCCGCCGAGGAGGGGGCGACCTCGCGGCCCGTCTCCCTGGACGCGCTCCGCGACGCGCTCTCCCGCCGCTCGGGCGAGGAGCCGCTGCACCCGGCGGATCTCGGCGACGCCGCGGGACGCGCCGCGGACACGCTCCTGGCCGACCTCGACGACGCGGGCGTCACGACGCATCCCGAGGTCGCGGCAGCCCTCGCGGCCTGGCCCGCCGCCGGCCTGCCGGGCACGGACGAGCTCGCCCGCCTCGCGCCGCCCGCCCCGCTCGCCGCCGTGCCGCGCGTCGACCCCGACGAGGTCGACCGGCGAGCCGGCGAGAGCGCCTTCCGCTCCGTCGTCGCCGTCGCCGCGCTCGTCGACGAGCTGGCGCGCGAGCCGGCGCGCGAGCTGAGCCGCGGCGGCATGTCCCTGCCCGACGCCCGTCGGCTGGCCGCCGCGCTCGGCGCCGACCTCGACGACGTCCCCGTCCACCTGTCCCTCGCCGAGCGCGCGTCGCTCGTGGCCCGCAGCGGCCGCACCTGGTCCACGGCCGCGGCGGCGGCCGCGTGGTCCGCGCGCCCGACCGCCGAGCGATGGGAGGCCCTCGCCGCCGCGTGGCTGGACGCGCTGGCCCCCGCGACCCGCGGCATCCTCGCCGAGCGCGCCGACGCGTCATGGGGAGCGGGGCTCGTCGACAGCGTCCTCTGGCGCTTCCCGGGCGGATCCGCGTGGATCGGCGAGCGCATCACCGCCTTCACGCGCGACGCCGGCCTCCTCGGCATCACGACGGGCGACGTGCCGAGCTCCGCGGGCCGCGCGCTCCTCACGAGGGGATCCGCTGCCGCGGCCGCCGCGCTCGCCCCGCACCTGCCCGCCGAGGTCGACCGGGTCTACCTGCAGCACGACCTCACGGTCGTCTCGCCCGGGCCGCTCGATCCGTCCGTCGAGTCGCGGCTGCTCCGGGTCGCCGACGCGGAGGGCCGGGGACTGGCCGCGACCTACCGGATCTCCGCCGAGTCCGTCACGCGCGCGCTCGCCTCGGGCGACACCGTGGACGCCATCCGCGCCTTCCTCACGGAGGTCTCGCTCACCGGCCTCCCCCAGCCCCTCGCCTACCTCCTCGATGAGGCCTCCGCGCGCTTCGGCCGGCTCCGGGTGCGCCCGGCGCCCCCCTCGGACGCGCCCGCCGACGCCCGGACCGCGGTCGTCTCCGAGGACGGGCCGCTGCTCGCCACCCTCCTCGTCGACCGCGACCTCGCACCGCTGCGGCTCGTGCGCGCGGGCGACACGGTGCTCACGTCCGCCGCGCCGCCCGACGCCGTCGAGCGCGCGCTCGCGGCCGCCCGGCTCGCTCCCGTCCGGGAGGACGCCGAGGGACGCCGCATCGCGCCCGCACCGCGGACCGCCCCGACGACCCGGCCCGCCGGGGATCCCGAACCCGACGGGGCGGACGCGCTCGTCGCCCGCGTCCGCGCGGCCGACGGACCCGACGACGGAGCCGCCTGGACGACGCGCCAGCTCGAGGTGGCGATCCGCGCCAAGGCCGCCCTCCGCGTCCGCGTCCGCATGCCGGACGGCCGCGAGGTGGACCACGTGCTCGAGCCCTCCAGCGTCGCCGGCGGCCGGCTGCGCGCGCGCGACCGGGTCGCCGACGTCGAGCGCACGCTGCCCCTGTCCAGCGTCGTCGCGATCTCCCCCGGGCCGGCTCCCGCGTGA